Sequence from the Mobula hypostoma chromosome 11, sMobHyp1.1, whole genome shotgun sequence genome:
AGCACTCCCAACCAGATGTAGAACTGTGCTGGGGACAGGAATACAACACCTAAAGGCATTTTCGTGGAATGAAGGGACTCCTGCAGGTTCCAGCAAAACACGAGGACTTCTCCTTCCAGGACAGGGTTTAATAGACTAtggcttcattccctggagcgcaggagaatgaggggagatttgatagaggtagacaaaaggtatgaggggtatagatgagggaagtgcaagcaggccgtttccactgaggttgggtgagactagaacttgaaGCCATGCTCCAGCCAGGTGCAATGTTTAAGCAGCAGCTGATGGGGAACTTTTGCACTAGATTGTGGTCCAAGTGGCCAGCAGGAGtgctggatgcaggtttgatttcaaaatttaagtacatgaatgggagagctttggaaggctatggtccagaagcaggtcaataggactaggtggaataatagtttggcatggactagatgggccaaagggcctgtttctgtgctgttgactATCTGCTGGGCAAAACATGGCAATCTGAATTCCAGTATGTTGGTTCCTACCTTTTTGCCAGTTTTCCTCTGGCTCTCACTGGTTTCTTGCTTCAGAGTTAGTGCAGGCTGTTCCCCATTGGGGACGTCAGTGTTGAAATACACACCAGAGGTCTCTGGCAGCTTAGTGTTAGAGGCTCCTTCCTTCACTTCCTGGTTACTGGATGCCCGGGTGGTAGTGCAAGCCGAGAAGTTCAAAGGGTTAAAAGGGTCAGTGTTTTGAAAGAACGAGTCCCACAGCTCGTCATTTGCAGATTCTTCAGAATCAAGCTGATCCACAGAAACATCTTCCTCTGCATCGTCCTTGCAAGTCGGGTCTTGGTGCCCAGTGGATGCTGAAAAATTCAAGGGATTGTAGGGGTCATTTTGAAAAAAGGAGCCCCACAGATCAGTGTCACTTTCATCATATGAGTCGTCATCTTCATCATAAgagtcgtcatcatcatcatctgtgGACCAATCACTGGACTGGGCATCATCCATGTTCTCCTCTGAGTCATCGTCCCAGTCCAGTGACTGTTCATCGTCCCAGTCCAGTGACCGGGTGTTCTCTTCTGTGTCTGGCCAGATCATGGCTAGAATGAGTGGATTTGTACAGCTGAAGTCCATTTCACTTGGTCTTTCAAGCCGAGTTTTCATGTGGCAGGGGCTTGCAGTTGGTGATTTCCCTTCAGCCATTGACCCGCTGCCTCCAGAGGGATTGTACTGGGGAGGTAAACCAGCGCTGGATTGGAGCAGGTGCCGACACTGAAGTCGAACCTCTGTATTCTCCTCGCCCAACATGTCGTTGCCCAGCTGACGACGCAGTTGCTGGTAAGCGCCTCTCTTCCCCATCAGTTCTGTTAGCCCAAAGCATGTAGGAGAGAACTCAATGAGCAAGAACAGACAGACCTTCAACAGTTTCCAACACATCCCAGAGATCCATGGCAGAAGTGGGTTCTTCTCCTGGAAGGGTCCATCGTGGGAAACCATTTTACACACCTCCATGCCAAGGTGCCCAAGATAACTGAGAACACAAAGGGAAGAAAATTTTAGTGTACGACAGTGAGAGGCAGTCCACACTGGCACGGCTCTACCCATGCCACCACACTGGCACGGCTCTACCCATGCCAGCACACTGGCACGGCTCTACCCATGCCACCACACTGGCACGGCTCTACCCATGCCACCACACTGGCACGGCTCTACCCATGCCACCACACTGGCACGGCTCTACCCATGCCACCACACTGGCACGGCTCTACCCATGCCACCACACTGGCACGGCTCTACCCATGTCACCACACTGGCACGGCTCTACTCATGCCACCACACTGGCACGGCTCTACCCATGCCACCAATCCCACCCCGGACAGGTCCCCGTGGCCCAAGCCCACTCAgtctcccccacccacaccgtGAAGGCCTCCCGCGTACCTGCTGCTATGGTCAGCCTCCGTCCAGTGGCCTACGCCCATTGCGAGTGTCTCTGATCTCACAGTGCTTCCGCCCATCGTCTCTCGCTCTCTCGGTGCCGGGACCTGTCCGTCGGggtttcatactctatcttctctGTTCTGTGTCAGCCATTTGATGACGAGAGCGGCCGCGGCGTCCGCTTATATAGCAGCGCACTGACGTAATCCGCGGAGGAGTTAGCCAATTAGCGGCGGCGCCAGTTTCCTTACGTCACCCGCGCACGTCGTCAATCGGAACCAGCCCGGTCTGGAAATGCCGGGGCGCCGCTGGCGAGTGGCCGCTTTGCGCTGGCGGGAGggcaggtaatgctgaggaagcagggggcCTGCAAATGCTTACACAGAGTaagagaatagaacatagaatagtacagtacaggcccttcggcccacaatattgtgccgaccctcaaaccctgcctcccatataagcccccaccttagattcctccatatacctgtctagtagtctcttaaacttcactagtgtatctgcctccaccactgactcaggcagtgcattccacgcaccaaccactctctgagtaaaaaaccttcctctaatatcccccttgaacttcccaccccttagcttaaagccatgtcctcttgtattgagcagtggtgccctggggaagaggcactggctatccactctatctattcctcttattatcttgtacacccctatcatgtctcctgtcatcctccttctctccaaagagtaaagccctagctcccttaatctctgatcataatgcatactttctaaaccaggcagcatgctggtaaatctcctctgtaccctttccaatgcttccacatccttcctatagtgaggtgaccagaactggacacagtactccaagtgtggcctaaccagagttttatagagctgcatcattacatcgtgactcttaaactctatcccttgacttataaaagctaacatcccataagctttcttaactaccctatccacctgtgaggcaactttcagggatctgtggacatgtaccccgagatccctctgctcctccacactaccaaatatcctgccatttactttgtaaatGGGCAAAGGGGTAGATTCAGGAAAGTATCTGGCCCTGCgccttggtggaaggaataaaggcgtagactatttttctAAATGGGGCAATTTCAGAAATTAGATCGTCATGTGCAAAAGGActgtgcgggattccctaaaggttaacttgcaggctgagcagGTGGTAAggcaggtgaatgcaatgttggcattcatttcaagaggactagaatatgaatgCAAGGATGTGAACCCGAGGCTttactggtcagaccacacttgacgtaatgtgtatatatatattctctctctcctttttctccctctgtctctctcactataccccttgcccatcctctgggtttcccccctctccccctttctttctccctaggcctccctcccatcccctgatcctctcatatcccttttgccaatcacctgtccagctcttggctccatccctccccctcctgtcttctcctatcattttggatctccccctccccctcccactttcaaatctcttactaactcttccttcagttagtcctgacagagggtctcggcccgaaacgccgattgtaccccttcctagagatgctgcctggcctgctgcgttcaccagcaacttttatgtgtgttgcttgaagttccagcatctgtagatttcctcgtgttgactTAATGTGAACGGTTTGGGCTCCAAGTCTAAGGATGTGCTGTCTTTGGAAAGGGAGATTTACGAAaatgatcccagggatgaaagggtgaACAAGTGTTTAATGGTTCTAgccctgtgctcactggagtttagaagaatgatgggggatatCACCGAACCCTAATGGATCTTGAAAGGACGAGATAGAGCCgatgtcgagaggatgtttccaaaagtgggaCAATCTAGATAGGACCAGGGAGTACGGTCTCCaaatagaaggatgcccctttactaagtcattgggtatatttaaatagtcatagtcatcgtcattctttattgatcctggggaaaattggttttcgctacagttgcaccataaataattaaatagtaatatataaattatgccaggaaataagtccaggaccagcctattggctcagggtgtctgaccctccaagggaggagttgtaaagtttgatggccacaggcaggaatgacttcctatgacgctctgtgttgcatctcggtggaatgagtctctggctgaatgtactcctgtgcccagccagtacattatgtagtggatgggagacattgtccaagatggcatgcaacttagacagcatcctcttttcagacaccaccgtgagagagtccagttccatccccacaacatcactggccttacgaatgagtttgttgattctgttggtgtctgctaccctcagcctgctgccccagcacacaacagcaaacatgatcgcactggccaccacagactcgtagaacatcctcagcatcatccggcagatgttaaagaacctcagtctcctcaggcaatagagacggctctgacccttcttgtagacagcctcagtgttctttgaccagtccagcagAGGTTGGTAGCTTTTTGGTTAATAAGGgtataaaatcagccatgatcgaatggcagagcagactcgatgagtctgatggcctaattctgctcctatgatctATGGCTGCAAACCCACCAGCTGTTCTTCTGATAATCGGCAAGCCTGCGC
This genomic interval carries:
- the LOC134354053 gene encoding protein phosphatase 1 regulatory subunit 15B-like; protein product: MGGSTVRSETLAMGVGHWTEADHSSSYLGHLGMEVCKMVSHDGPFQEKNPLLPWISGMCWKLLKVCLFLLIEFSPTCFGLTELMGKRGAYQQLRRQLGNDMLGEENTEVRLQCRHLLQSSAGLPPQYNPSGGSGSMAEGKSPTASPCHMKTRLERPSEMDFSCTNPLILAMIWPDTEENTRSLDWDDEQSLDWDDDSEENMDDAQSSDWSTDDDDDDSYDEDDDSYDESDTDLWGSFFQNDPYNPLNFSASTGHQDPTCKDDAEEDVSVDQLDSEESANDELWDSFFQNTDPFNPLNFSACTTTRASSNQEVKEGASNTKLPETSGVYFNTDVPNGEQPALTLKQETSESQRKTGKKVRFSPVVEIHRMIVWDFASRAARKGPWEQCARDRSRFERRIASTEAAIGHCLDPEHRRAVWTRLYGK